The Manihot esculenta cultivar AM560-2 chromosome 1, M.esculenta_v8, whole genome shotgun sequence genome has a window encoding:
- the LOC110626062 gene encoding uncharacterized WD repeat-containing protein C18H10.05, with the protein MGSTQRIMGSLIEEEHRFFDAYDDIASISDGKSDVIQTFDSHSTSDDSIPSSPPYEVWMRSPISVVERRSKFLNWMRVGLDQSGNENLIAVHNVEGETDRIRESSGAVLRKSVFEDEFCSTRSTMSCWSNDSSNLIEELGSKADFICREGSSGGGIVCNDEVSFEHSLTAEESENTSRSSSSFKQLIQKEVEEPSTPMGTPRSAKKRWLSLLRSIACVVDKQREAEKLRHDGVDSLLEYRVQRVKVRQCGKRTKELSALYKGQDIQAHEGSILTMKFSPDGQYLASAGEDRIVRVWKVLEDERSNELDIPEIDPSCIYFTVNQLSELKPLFTDKEKTAKLRNLRKTSDSACVIFPPKIFRILEKPLHEFRGHNREILDLSWSKDHHLLSASEDKSVRLWRVGTDHCLRVFSHSNYVTCVQFNPVNNNYFMSGSIDGKVRIWAIPSCQVVDWTDIKEIVTAVCYHPNGQGGIVGSIGGNCHFYNMSDSHLQLDAQISLHGKKKSPCKRITSFQFFPQDSTKVMVTCADSQVRILQGLNVIGKYRGLKNAANQISACFTSDGKHIISACEDSNIYVWSCVNQEEHVPAQAKSTRSCERFSTNASVAIPWCGFQHGNSENGGGFYVSNDDPPEAVPFSSPAGFSLSQEYFLEPFPKGSATWPEETLPSSSPLSTSSAMHKSQYKFLKASCQSAATSHAWGLVIVTAGWDGRIRSFHNYGLPVYV; encoded by the exons ATGGGTAGCACTCAAAGAATAATGGGTAGCTTGATTGAAGAGGAACATCGGTTTTTTGATGCATACGATGACATTGCATCAATTTCTGATGGAAAGTCCGATGTTATTCAGACATTTGATTCCCATTCTACTTCTGATGATTCAATTCCAAGTAGTCCTCCTTATGAAGTATGGATGAGAAGCCCCATTAGTGTTGTTGAGCGGCGAAGCAAGTTCTTAAATTGGATGAGGGTGGGATTAGATCAAAGTGGAAATGAGAATTTAATCGCAGTACATAATGTGGAAGGGGAGACTGATAGAATTAGAGAGAGCAGTGGGGCTGTGTTGAGAAAATCAGTTTTTGAGGATGAGTTCTGTTCAACTCGGTCTACAATGTCATGTTGGTCTAATGATAGCTCCAATTTGATAGAGGAGTTGGGTTCAAAGGCTGATTTCATATGTAGGGAGGGGAGTTCTGGTGGGGGAATTGTGTGCAATGATGAAGTGAGCTTTGAACACTCTCTAACAGCTGAGGAATCTGAGAACACTTCTAGATCATCTTCCTCATTCAAGCAACTTATACAGAAGGAAGTTGAGGAACCGAGTACTCCTATGGGTACCCCAAGAAGTGCGAAGAAGCGGTGGTTGAGTCTATTGCGCTCCATAGCATGTGTTGTGGATAAGCAACGAGAAGCTGAAAAATTGAGGCATGACGGTGTCGATTCGCTGTTAGAATACAGGGTACAGAGAGTTAAGGTTCGCCAATGTGGGAAGCGGACAAAGGAACTTTCAGCTCTTTATAAAGGACAAGATATCCAGGCTCATGAGGGTTCAATTCTCACAATGAAATTTAGTCCTGATGGCCAATACCTTGCAAGCGCTGGAGAAGATAGAATTGTGAGAGTGTGGAAAGTCCTGGAAGATGAGAGATCAAATGAACTTGATATTCCAGAAATAGATCCATCCTGCATATATTTCACTGTCAATCAACTGTCTGAGTTGAAACCCCTCTTTACTGATAAAGAGAAAACAGCAAAATTGAGGAACCTGAGGAAGACATCAGATTCTGCTTGTGTCATTTTCCCTCCAAAAATTTTCCGGATATTGGAGAAACCATTGCATGAATTCCGTGGACACAACAGGGAGATCTTGGATCTCTCCTGGTCAAAGGATCAT CATTTGCTGTCAGCTTCGGAGGATAAATCAGTTCGTCTATGGCGAGTAGGAACTGACCATTGCCTCAGAGTCTTTTCACATAGTAATTATG TAACATGTGTTCAGTTTAACCCTGTGAACAATAATTATTTCATGAGCGGTTCCATAGATGGAAAAGTTCGCATTTGGGCAATTCCCAGTTGCCAAGTTGTCGATTGGACTGATATCAAAGAAATAGTTACTGCGGTGTGTTATCATCCAAATGGACAG GGAGGGATTGTAGGCTCCATAGGAGGCAACTGTCACTTTTATAATATGTCAG ACAGTCACTTGCAACTGGATGCTCAGATATCTTTACATGGTAAAAAGAAGTCACCTTGCAAAAGGATAACCAGCTTCCAA TTTTTCCCACAAGACTCAACCAAAGTAATGGTGACCTGTGCTGATTCACAAGTTAGAATTCTTCAAGGTCTTAATGTGATTGGCAAATACAGGG GTCTGAAAAATGCAGCAAACCAGATATCTGCGTGTTTTACTTCAGATGGAAAGCATATTATCTCAGCCTGTGAAGATTCCAATATATATGTGTGGAGTTGTGTTAATCAGGAAGAACATGTTCCTGCACAAGCAAAAAGCACAAGGTCTTGCGAGCGTTTCTCTACAAATGCATCCGTTGCAATACCTTGGTGTGGCTTTCAACATGGGAACTCCGAAAATGGAGGGGGATTTTATGTCTCAAATGATGATCCACCAGAAGCTGTGCCATTTTCTTCACCAGCTGGTTTCTCTCTGAGCCAAGAATATTTTCTAGAACCCTTTCCCAAGGGCTCTGCAACTTGGCCAGAGGAAACACTTCCTTCCTCAAGCCCGTTGTCCACATCATCAGCAATGCACAAATCACAGTACAAGTTTCTGAAAGCTTCATGTCAGAGTGCAGCCACTTCTCATGCATGGGGTCTAGTCATTGTGACTGCAGGATGGGATGGACGAATTAGATCATTCCACAATTACGGGTTACCAGTATATGTCTAA